The following proteins are co-located in the Vicia villosa cultivar HV-30 ecotype Madison, WI unplaced genomic scaffold, Vvil1.0 ctg.004379F_1_1, whole genome shotgun sequence genome:
- the LOC131642015 gene encoding protein S40-7-like has protein sequence MYSRNPTRFRSPKFLTSRAERFLGITNHAPPLDNSTPFEFSEDDVVFGHDEYNYHHENPSPLGPPDSSEIHAVSPENQDSPDAVDATDFLDLDSVSIFSSVSSDLSSSYATQPILVQQSATDRTRPFPSLAATKFYHSAPINIPIMSLEMAELARKFEEEEARELAEEEDFKNKMPPHEFLAKQLDFSRMHSCSLFEGVGRTLKGRDLRKVRNAVLSQTGFID, from the coding sequence ATGTACTCACGCAACCCGACCCGATTCCGATCACCCAAATTCCTCACCTCGAGGGCCGAGCGTTTTCTCGGCATCACAAACCACGCGCCGCCACTCGATAACTCCACACCCTTCGAATTCAGCGAAGACGACGTCGTTTTCGGTCACGACGAATACAACTACCATCACGAAAATCCTTCTCCCTTAGGCCCTCCCGATTCATCTGAAATCCACGCCGTCTCGCCGGAAAACCAAGACTCTCCCGATGCGGTAGACGCTACGGATTTTCTCGATCTCGACTCTGTTTCAATCTTCTCTTCCGTTTCCTCCGATTTATCTTCCTCTTACGCAACGCAACCGATTCTCGTCCAGCAATCAGCGACAGACCGAACTCGGCCGTTTCCGTCCCTCGCCGCGACTAAATTCTACCATTCCGCGCCGATTAATATTCCGATTATGTCGCTGGAGATGGCGGAGCTAGCAAGGAAATTCGAAGAGGAAGAAGCACGAGAGTTGGCTGAGGAGGAAGATTTCAAGAACAAGATGCCTCCGCATGAGTTTCTTGCGAAGCAATTGGATTTTTCACGGATGCATTCGTGTTCGTTGTTTGAAGGAGTTGGAAGAACCCTAAAGGGAAGAGATTTGCGTAAAGTTCGGAATGCCGTTTTGAGCCAAACAGGTTTCATTGATTGA
- the LOC131642028 gene encoding germin-like protein 9-3: MSSTTSKLLTLIISAFTIMQITSAGDPDILTDFIAPIGTKVDATFFTFTGFRALLPPNPPPSAFKVLKASKAEFPALDGQSVSYAALVFPAGKINPPHTHPRSAELLFLAAGSLQVGFVDTTNKLFTQTLQTGDMFVFPKGLVHFQFNSDTQKPALAFSAFGSANAGTVSIPNTLFNTTIDDNVLALAFKTNVATIQSLKKGLAS, from the coding sequence ATGTCTTCCACAACCTCAAAACTCCTTACACTGATCATATCTGCATTCACCATAATGCAAATAACATCAGCTGGTGATCCAGACATCCTCACTGACTTCATTGCCCCAATTGGAACCAAAGTTGATGCTACCTTCTTCACATTCACCGGTTTCCGCGCCCTTCTTCCACCAAACCCACCACCCTCAGCTTTCAAAGTATTGAAAGCAAGCAAAGCTGAATTTCCAGCTCTTGATGGACAAAGTGTATCATATGCTGCTCTAGTATTCCCGGCTGGAAAAATCAATCCGCCACACACACATCCTCGTTCGGCAGAACTACTTTTCCTCGCGGCAGGTTCCCTTCAAGTTGGATTTGTGGACACAACCAATAAGCTATTCACTCAGACGCTACAAACTGGTGATATGTTTGTGTTTCCTAAGGGACTTGTGCATTTTCAATTCAATTCTGATACTCAAAAACCTGCTTTGGCTTTTTCTGCTTTTGGCAGTGCTAATGCTGGAACTGTTTCAATTCCTAACACATTGTTTAACACTACCATTGATGATAATGTCTTGGCTTTGGCTTTCAAAACTAATGTTGCAACCATTCAATCTTTGAAGAAAGGACTTGCTTCGTAA